Genomic DNA from Setaria italica strain Yugu1 chromosome V, Setaria_italica_v2.0, whole genome shotgun sequence:
tcacaTATGCACATACCAAGTAGAAACCATATTGAAACTATTGTGAATagagggagtattttttttacatacCACCATCCTTTCCCACTAATCATATTATGATTTCCAATATATTCATACAGATTGCAACCGCCATATTTGCTAATTCTCCCTTCAAAGAGGGGAAGCTAAGTGGGTTTCTTAGCTTGAGAAGGTATGTCTTTTTCTCTAGTCCTAGAATTGATAAcgattttatttttaattaatgACCCCCTATATATGGTCGTCCACCATCATGCATGCAGCTATACATACACAGATACAGACGATGACCGTACGGGGATGCTTCCTTTTGTCTTTAACAGTTCATTCGGGTCAGCATCCATCACACATTCCTCTATATATACATTAAAAAGatttaaaatttttaattttcatAATAACTGAAGGTGGCCTTGACAAGTATACATGGTCAAATTTGTCTAGATTTGAGCGTTATGTGGACTACGTATTAGATGTTCCAATGTACTTTGTCTACCGGAATAACAGGCCCGTTGATTGCACTGGAATGTCTTTCCGGGTTCGTTAACTATTTATCTATTGTGTCTTCTATCTTTATTAGTTTTGCAGATATTTCATGTGACTTTTACGAGTTTGTGTGCTCTTAGGATTTTATGGCAGGAAAACTTCCTCAACTTCCAGGGGAGCGTCCAACTTTGAAAGATTGGGAGATTCATCTCGGGTCAATTTATCCCGAGGTTCACATTTGCACTAGTGTACATGTATACTCTTTACGACTTTTCTCTTTCCAAGTAATATATGACGGTTCTGTGGGATTGTTTTTTGTAGGTTAGGTTGAAAAGGTTCATTGAGATGAGAGGTGCTGATGGTGGTCCATTATGTACATTGTGTGCTCTGCCAGCTTTCTGGGTACGCAAATGAATTAAGTCTTGTAATTGTTTCTGTGTTAAGAATTAATGAATCAAAATTATATGCAGAACCTCATATTTGGTAGTGCTAGCTCCTTGTTAGAATATTAGTAGTGAAAGACCAGAAGACAAAAAGGAGTAGCAACAGACCATGTTTCTTTTTATGCATTGACAGTCATGCAATATTGTTCCAATTAATCTTGCTTCCCCCTGAATAACTGTACGTACATATATATAGCAACTATCAACAGTAGAGAGTACTATAGAATGGGAATGCCAAGAACAGTAGAGAGTACTATAGAATGGGAATGCCTTGGCATGTACTCCCTCGGTCAAAAAACACAAGTCATTCTATGATTTAAAATTTGTCCCAAAAAATAAGTCATTTTACCTTATTTGCTATGTGCATGTGCATGAGGCAATCAATTAGTACCAAATATGGCAAATAAATATGGGCAAGGTCATTTTACTTCCGTATTAATTTGTCCTAAACTTACtctaatgacttgtttttttggatggagggacTAGTTTATAATTGATCACTACTGCTATTTCTATTTGAAAATGTGATCTATTGCATATGTGATTATCTGTTTTTCCTACAGGTTGGGCTATTGTACGATGAGGAATCGCTACGATGTATCACTGACATGATTGCTGATTGGACAAACGAAGAGAGGGATATGTTACGGATAAAGGTCTCTTATTGTAGTATTGTACAAATTTTTAATGATATTTCTCACATGTGGTTATTGATGACTGAACGAATTTAGTACACGTTCTCTTCCAGAACCTATATagtcttttgttttggttggaTCGAGTTTATTGTGTAGCTAGCATAACTGTGGACGAAGCCAATATTATATTTGATTATGTGTGTGATGGGACATGGTGTATGGCCGTTGCATTACATCCTTATTTGTTGCTGATTATACCTTTTCTTTATTTGAACATACAGGTTCCGATAACTGGTCTAAAGACACAATTTCGGGGTGGATATGTGAGAGATTTGGCTGAGAATATTGTGAAGTTGGCTAAGGTGGCAAAGTACTTATATAACATGTAGGATTAGGCAAGATGTATGTATCTGGCAACTCAATAACTCCAGTTATAAAAATGCAGGATGGGTTGCAAAGGAGAGGGCACATGGAAGTTGGTTTCTTGAATGAAGTTGATGAGATTGTTGGGACAGGTAGTTAAATTTACTTGTCATACATATCTCAGAAAAGATATAATTATTCTATGTGCGCCTGAGttgaattttctttctttctttttttgggtATCAAGGAGTGACACAAGCAGAGAAGCTTGCAAATTTGTACATGGCAAAGTGGCAGCACAATGTTGATCCAGTTTTTCGTGAGTTCATCTATTGATCTGCTGAGGGCTGTGGCATTATAGGGTCAACAGGGATCCGTGGTTTTCCAGAAATGGTGTAGTTCCTTTTGGTCTGATTTACTTTTCATTTAGAACATGGATCTTGCATACTATAATGTATATTATTACTGCATGGTTTTTCACTCGTGGGATCTCAGGAAGTaataactatatatatatatatggacaCTGAAGTACCTTTGATGGTAAATGTACCAATAATGTTTTCATGTAAATTTTGATAAATTTGTGTATTAATAATAGTAGAAGTTAAAAGTGTATCCAATGGAGATCGTAGCTCATGATCTATCATTTCTCGATGGCATCGGCACTGGGAGAAGAGAGAGACAACCAGGGGCTAGCTATGTGGGTATTGATGTAGTTTTATGATGCACTGACTAGAACTTATTATAGATAGAAAATGATTTAAATTAGGGGGAGATGTCATATGCCTCTCGTGACCTCATCCTTCATGTTCGGTAGCGTAATGCCTTTCAAGGTAGACAAGAAAATTAACTGCATCAAGAACATGTGACACTGCGGGAGAAAACGCCTTCAATGCTGGGTCCAAActcacttttagtaccggtatTGCGTACTAATGGATCTTTTAAGTACCGGttcaaaataaatttttttttcttattttcttttctatttctttactCTATATTGGTATTTCGTATTTattttacgtatactagttctaatacgtaatatatataaagttgtatttcatctataatattacatttgggATAATATTATAAGTTGATATAttatgcatacacatatataaataatattacattgcatcaactctccaagttcaacattttggatcaactgtTCTGAACTTGAGTCCTAATGGTGATGCAGATTccatccatcattatggaactttcttgctggatttactacctcgttcagaagaaatccactgagttatTCTTgcattgccctgattttttccgtctcgaggagttcttccttcataTGCATAATCTATGTTATTAGTAAACTATGTTATTAgtaaaggttattatattaaaTCAATgaatctgcacaattagaactaatttattgttaagaaatttgtatacataTTCTGAATTCGTGGTCAGTTACACACTTGGGAcgtacaaagccatggatgaactcacgtacgtagtatccgcataaattatttcccgaattctgtctcaaacactatatatacgaaaaaataagttatgaagtatttgttgtgttcaaggaagtgacacgagatatccaaattcaatacataccagGAATTCAaagtggatatgaagttgctccttgaattcaaaaaaaattatacattttgtaacaataatcgAATACGAAATTAatgactaatatttatacatttagTAACAAAAccataaatgactaaaaaagaatgaaacacttatacattttgttacaataaatgactacaacaatattTACGTTGTAACAATAAaacttatacattttgtaacaataattgactacgGAACTAATaactaatatttatacatttttaaCAATAATTGACTGCAAAGAAGATCAAATTACAATTAATAGGCATTTAAAAATTTCTAGcactatttatatattttctacCACTATTCCACTAACTTCTACCACTATTTATATATAGATAAaatttacaataaatgactaaaaaaattAGTAGGCATCATCAAATTTGTAATATTTTatgcacatttctataatttattggacaatttggtgaattttataatagtaaatgacaacaaaaatatttacaacatCACCAACATTTTTCACTTATTTCTAGAAATTTCTAACAATTAACAATATTTTCTAATAACATGGAATAATCAATGttgtacaatttacaattaatagcttttccaaatttttgttataatttctagctaatttctaataatttttctacaatttgcACCTAATTTCATATactgcagaaataaaaaaaatgagtgCCAGCCACGGGCTTATGTGAGCAGCCGGACGTAATTGTGAGGTATAGGTTGGATGCAGTCAAACGAAATTGAATTATCTAACCTTCAATGTAAATTTCAACAGGTTTTATATAATCTTGAAAACATTGTGGATCCAGTTTCATCTTGATTATTCCTTCCTTTTATCTCTTCATAGTTATCTTACCACATCATCACGGATGATGATGTTTCATTGTATCAAATCTTTATGAAATTTGTTAAGAATGGCCTAGCCACCGTCTCTGCGGGGTAAATTAAATACCAGGCGACCCACGCACGGACAACGGCATCCAGCAACGGGCGAACGGCGTCCACGAAGCCCCCGGAGCCCGGAGGCCCGGAGACACGAAGCAAGAACGTCGACCCACCGCGCGCGCGCCACGCTTGTCTTTATATGCTTATCAAGTTTTGCATGCGCTTCACCACCCCACCAGCACACTGCCACCCACGAAACGTGCAAAAGCAAAGCAGAGACCATGTCGTCGGTGGCGGCTGCCAGATGGGCCTTGGCCTCGCCGCCAGTGCCGGCGAGGCCCTccctcgggcgccgccgccgccggttcgCCGTGGCCGCAGCCCCGCCCGTCGAGGAGGCCGTTCGGGCCACCGACACGGTGCCGCTCGCCAAGTGGGACCTCGTCGCCCACCTCGCTTCCGGCTGCAAGCCACGGCACGACTGGAGGTGATCTAATTGACGTCACAAATACAGCACCTGCCTCGACGACCAGTTTCGGTCTTCCTTTATTTCAAGTACCATATGTACCGATGAACCATGAAATTCATATCATATTCATTCAAAAATATCATGAAACTCATAGATGCACTAAGAAAATTGCAATCATTATTGGAAGCTCCAACCAAAAGCTGAAAACATACGCTAAACTCAAGCACAGTTACAGTTGTAAAACCAAAAAGAAATAGACAATCGATCTGAAGTAGATCGACCAATGACCGATCCATTATGACAGCTAATAAAATGGGTTAACCAATTATATATACTCCACTGCTGCAAAACTAAGATGGCAGACTGGCTGCCACAAGAATGTACGCCCAGTCGCCCATAATGAAAATGCAACAATGTTACCAGAAATAATATTTACACTTATAATATATATTTCTTTGATATATATTAATGAAATATGCTAACGCACATCAATATGATTGTGTAGAAAGGTTATGTACTTATGTGCAAACACGTTAACGACGTTTCTGACCTACTACAGCTATTTACTCACCGATGTCACTGAAGTAAACACCACATATGGAGCACTTCTACAGCTTCAGAGGTGCTGAGTGCAGTTGACCAATGATACATCTTTCAAGTTAAAATTTAAACCATACCAGTATATATACCACTAAAATTTGTGTAGCGTCTCATGTGTTTCTAtggttctctctttttttttaccaaaaacTATCATTGCATTTTAAAGGAAATCCACAGACAAAATTGGTACATATGCCAAACAAAAACATCAGTTAGGATATGGATAGCAAAGTCGTCGCTAATAAGCAGTTTATTGTAGCTGCACTTCGCGCAATATAATTTACTTTCCTCCAACGCAAGCAAATATTACTGCTAATAAAGGAAACACCACGGTTTCCAGATACACAACAGCtcataaaaaaattaatctTTTCTTAGATGGAATGCTTGTAATTCCAAGAAACAAAGGCCAGAGAAAAATCGCCGCCCATAGTACGAGCATGAGTTCAGCCAAAACATTACCACGCTGGGAGTTCAGTGATATATTACTGCCGGGTGTTGAATTCTAGTGAATCACGTGCTTAAATATAGCTTTCTTATTAATATTCATGTAAGGCATATTGTTGCATTCTACAATAGATATTATTTTATTTACCAAATTTCTCCAACACACAGAATTGGTACAGAGCACGAGAAGTTTGGTTTCCAAGTTCAAACACTGCGTCCTATCAACTACGACCAGATTACTCAATTGTTCAATGGGATTGCAGACAGATTTGGCTGGGACAGAGCAATGGAAGGAAATAATGTCATTGGTCTTAAGCAGGTAATTGACTTCACTTGTTAATAGACATGCATAAATCTTGTCAATAATCATGCGATGTGTAGACTAAGCGAGGAAACCAAGTAACGATGCACTCATCTCTTCCATTAGAGCTGAGCTTTTGGGTTGAATAAACCATTCATTGTCATGCCCAAATGAATAGATGCCTGCCAAAACTGAGTTTACTTAGTTGTTCAATATGTATAATGTTGTGGTGTTTGATTTAACTTCAAGTCATTGCTGTACCGAGATCAATTCACATCTTTATCAGGTAACTTGTTACTACTTTTTACA
This window encodes:
- the LOC101765990 gene encoding glutamate--cysteine ligase B, chloroplastic; this translates as MAPTPARTLVPPPPVLPSARPFALVPKNSGRRRFVAVAAASPLVEEAARATETEPLTKEDLVAYLASGCKPRSDWRIGTEHEKFGFQVETLRPINYMQIRDLLNGIADRFGGRRVMEGNNIVGLKQGAQNISLEPGGQIELSGAPLETLHQTYSEVNSHLCQVKAVGEEMGIRFLGLGFQPKWALSDIPIMPKAKFEIARNYMPKVGCFGLDMMFRTCTVQVNLDYGSEQDMIIKLRAAMALQPIATAIFANSPFKEGKLSGFLSLRSYTYTDTDDDRTGMLPFVFNSSFGFERYVDYVLDVPMYFVYRNNRPVDCTGMSFRDFMAGKLPQLPGERPTLKDWEIHLGSIYPEVRLKRFIEMRGADGGPLCTLCALPAFWVGLLYDEESLRCITDMIADWTNEERDMLRIKVPITGLKTQFRGGYVRDLAENIVKLAKDGLQRRGHMEVGFLNEVDEIVGTGVTQAEKLANLYMAKWQHNVDPVFREFIY